GCTCCGTCTCTATATCGTTTTCGTCCGAATGTTCCGGGTCGAGATGGTGGGGCGATTTTTGGTGTTGGCGGGATTGGGATTGAGTTTTTTGACGTTGGTCGAAGAACTCGGAATCCGGCGGTGACGGGGGgtagaaaattttccagttcCACATGGAAGAGGCTTGCGCAGGTGTTGGTGAAAGGCGGGGGcggaggaggaagagaggatGTGGGGAAGGTTGGAGCTGTTGGCGTGGGTGGGGAAGGGGTCgggggaggaggaggtggtggcGTGGGTGGGGAAGGGATCTGGGTTTTGGGTGGGATAAGGGGAGTgggggaagaaagggtgagggaaggggtgggtccccatgccaaaaaaataaaaaagattcatttttttttatttttttaatatttaattaatcaaaattttaatagaTAATGGGTCTCGTCTCATGCCACATCACTATTTAAATGAATAATTGACAGAAATTTAACGGAATATATGAAATTGTAAAAAGTTATAGATGAGATATGACactgaaactttttaaagacgatgTATAAAACTGTTAATGATCCAATAAttaaggtagttttatgtaatttatcttAAATTTTATCTTGAAAGATCGAAGGGTATTATATGTAATTTTACATTTCATGTGTCATAAGGATAAATGATAGAAAtataggaaaactaacgaaaagagcttgaaaattttaagttttaatgaaaataataaaataaagggtaaaataaatagtactaggattgactttttagtgaaaaaatgtgattttcgttaaagtgaacagtactgaaagatttttattaaagttcCCTATAAATATTGGAGTGTCACCTTCTCCTCCacttttttattgtaattttcCCAGTCAACTTGGTATCTTCTCGGGGCTCCACCTATCGTTCAAAGACAAATGTTATATTTACCACATCTTTGCATCATATTTCTACTAGAGGTAATTGTTAATTCTCCCTTACTTCAAATGTTGCAGATCTCTAAGAAAGAGGTGTTTCACTTCATTGATTTGTATATTAgcaatttttatatatttgtagTTTGTAACTGTATGACAGGATTACAAATAGTAAAGAATTCACTAATCTCTCTGGCTTTAattctttgttgttgttatcCTTTCTGTGTGAGGTTCTATCTAATTATTTACAATCTCTGCATTCTTATTCATGTGCTTATAACAACCATttattgattattatttttcttgcagTTCCAAgcttttgatgagttaaggccAACTCTCTTGATCTCCCTCTTTATCTTgctttatttcaatttcttggTATGCAATATTTCTTTGCCTggattttttataatattatttactagtattatattttcttcttttatatatatatatatatatataaatccagAAGACAAAAGTTTACAAATAACCATAATCCAAAAATACTCTTATTTGATTcagattttaagaaaaaaatatttaaatttgtaGTCTTCTAGCAAAACAAAACTACcagataaaaaggaaaaaacatgggtatagaggttttttttttttatatttggtaGAAGGGAAAGAGGGAAGATGCAGATGgtggagaaggaagagaaatagagaaggaaGGCTAGAAAGAGGGGGAGTCAGGCTGCCGTCGACCCCAAGCCAGAACAAGGAGCGTCGCCTAGGGGGGTTTCTTTTAGCTTGAACGCAGAGGGGAGGAAAGGTTAGAGAGAGGAGATAAAACGCGTTTGAGTTTGAGGAATTGTTAATTCATGCATTGGGAGTAATGTGTTAGCTGGTGGAGGTTGAATTGCCTTAGGTCTCATCTGGTGATTGACTCTGAAGTTAGCTGAGTGCATCAGATCCAAGAGGGGATATAATTCTTGGATAGTGctaaggagattaaatttttagataaaattgtgtaaactaaatgacatactttgatgattggattattatttaaatattgataAATGTCCtcatttttattggtgacacatcacttaatttgcaaattttgtttataaatttagcCTCTATAACATTACCCATAATTCTTGGGTTATCTTGGGAAGGTAATTCTCTAGCTAGTGTGGATAAGAAAACATactacttttgaattttttttttttaatgagataTAACATTGAGtgaaacaaaatatttaatagatgggattaaaaataaaatatttaattgtaCAGTTGAATGCTAAGTAGCCTTGAAGCGGAACtcagtttttttgtttgttattggTACCTTTATGCCAATACAATCCCTAAAATATGTAGGCTTTTCAACCAAAATGGTAACTGAGATTGACCTAATTTCTCACGTTGGTTCCTAACACTGAAAATTTATAGAAGTGGTCTTCTGAGTTTGTTCATCGTAAATCatttggtcattctgtgaaaaaATTGTCATTATCCTCGTTAAGTGAAGatgttgatttgacaaaaatactcttaaAAAAATAGTCATGTGATCGTTCACATGACAATTTAACGAgaatattgacaaatttttcacggaatgattaaaataaattgtagcggacaaatttaaaaatcatttccatcaattttcattttcaaggCTAAAAAGTCAAATAAGCATAAATAATTACATAGCATGGTATTTATGTTGAGGTGGCAGCCAAATTATCTTCTTCTGAAACATTTTATCTGCCACTGCCAAACCTCTCTTATCCCTTTCCCTCCAACTTCTACCCCCTGAAAACCTACAGCCAGAGTAGAGATGCAGGCCTCAATCTGCCCACAAACTTCACCACCCTCTCTATCCAGTTTCAGACCTACCCACCACAACCCTCTTCTGGGTAACTCTCTGCCTTCAAGGCCATGTTTGGCTCTCAAAAAAAGAGCCACTTTAACCACAAAAGCACTTCTGTCAGCTACCAAGGAATCAGTCCTCAGGGACTTTCATGAACGCAGAGCTCTCAAGGTAAAGCGAATCCTACTTCCCGTTGACATTATTATTGTGTTTtgctttgtttggttgctgggaaaaCGTGGagaagctaaaaagaaaaatacttatTGGTTCTGCAATTTAATAACCATGCCTTGATATCCAAGAATTCTGATGTAAGTTGTAACTGTGTTTTTTCAGATTATTTCAGGATTGCAGAATTTTGACAAAGAAAATGTTGCATCAGTCATTACTGCCGCTGAGCAGGTTTGTTTCTTACTCCGTTGATAGATGAAGTTATGAACTAATGATAAACTCGCCAAACAAAAACAGATTATGTTTTTGAACCAAGGGATCTGAATATGTTTGAGCACATTGCTTGTGGTGTCAAATTTCATCGAACTTCCGAGCAAATGTTGAACTTTTTATGTCATGTTGTCATGTGTCGTTGCATCTACAGGGAGGAGCAACTCATGTGGATATAGCCTGTGACCCGGAGTTGGTGAAGCTTGCTATCGATTTAACTTCTCTTCCggtatattcatatgctttCTAAGCGTATCGTGATCATCATTTTCCAACCGTAGTTTGCATGTATAAGGATGTCTTCCTTGTGCAGGTTTGTGTTTCTTCTGTAGATCCGGCGGCATTTCCAGCTGCGGTTGAAGCAGGAGCACTGATGGTTCGACTACAAACTAACCCCTTTCATACTATACATTTCAGGCCAAAAATTTGATTACGTGACCTGGTTCCCTTCGAGGGAATGCTAAATCGTTTCAGAACAATATTGCTATATGTTTTTCGGTTTGTGTTGATATGATAAATTTGATGGCTTTTGCAGGTTGAGATTGGAAACTACGACTCCTTTTACGAGATGGGAGTGGTTTTCACTTCGGAGCAGGTGGTACCACATTCGTTACCTTGCAAATTACGAAAAACATAGCGCTATAAGTGTACTAATCGGATTCTCTTGTTGTATTCTGTTGAGTTCCTTTGCAGATATTGAATCTGACAAAGGAGACCAAGAGGATTCTTCCGTCTGTGACCTTATCAGTCACTGTACCTCATACACTAAGCCTTCCAGATCAGGTCGGAATCATTGCTGAAAGTGACTATCGATGTGTGTTGGCATGATGTATTTGGTTTAACCAAGCTAGTTGAATCAATGTACAGGTCAAGCTTGCAGAGATGCTGGAGCAGGCAGGTGTCGACATCATTCAAACCGAAGGAGGAAAATGCACCAGTCCTTCAAAATCAGGTGTTCTTGGTTTGGTCGAGAAGGTAACACGAATTAACCTACACATACCTTAACTGTTACGAGTTATCCAAACTAATCTTAGGCTCCAGACTAGCCTGAGTAGACAAacgaaaaaaaaaccaagagcTTGGCATTGAATTCTTGCCTAGAGCGTGTTTGGGATTGAACACATGCAACCAGTTTTATTTCAACAGACACAtttgatgatagtatttcatgTTTTAGGCAACACCAACATTGGCAGCAGCATATTCGATATCCCGTGCTGTCAAGATTCCGGTAATGTGTTCATCCGGACTGAGTGCAGTTACAGCCCCAATGGCAATAGCAGCAGGAGCTGCCGGTGTGGTATGTAAACGATGAACCTGCTTCTGTAATATGCACATTTCAACAAAAGCTTATTTGTTGAAATACCCTCTCAAACTCAACGCGAATCTCACTTTAACCCTCTGAAACTGAATTTGTGATACTTTGCGCCTGATAAGCGCACTTCCCGTCTCACTTTGCCCCACCGTCCAAATCCGTCAACACTGAAGTATGTTGTCTAGCTATTTTTGCGTGGTTAACTTACTGGTTGTTTCATCATTTTCGGACACAGGGCGTCGGCTCAGCCGTGAACAAGCTCAATGATGTTGTTGCAATGATTGCAGAAGTGAGGAGTATTTCCAATTCATTAGGAGCTTCAGCTGGTAGGCTCACTGCAGCtgaagaacaagttttgaaactGTAATCCAGTAATCATATAGTGCAGCAATATACATACATTGTTGGCAACAATATCCAAATAAATAAGAGCAGCAGTTTTCTTTCAGATTTCTAGGTTCTGTTTTCCTTGGCAGCATAAACTGAACTTCACAAAACAAGAACGATTTGGACCCCAGCATCTGGTGCAAGAACATCTTTCGTTCAACCAGATTGCCCTTGACGATTCTTATTCTGCGCAAGAATTGAAAGAAGTTCTCGCCAACTACACTAACAAATCAAAAGAATGAGGGGAAAAGAAGTTATATATTCTCGAAAACTGTTAGGAATCAAGAACATGACTTGACAATGAGTGTATTCGATACAATTGCCTGGTGACAGCTAAAACTAGAAGTTCCTAGTAAGGTTTAGACTTGTCATCTTCCACTAAATAAAGTACATACCCAACTGTTAAAATCTGAATTCACTGCTAAATTCGAATTGTGAAGAGATATGGACAAGAATGATACAGGCATAGACAGTTTTACAAAAGACACATGACCAGGACCTATGACTTGCATACAACTAGAGTACGTCCACCATACGGAAACATGATTTCTTAGACAGACcaatcttcctcttcctcatcctcgGTTTCTTCATCCTCGCCACTTTCCTGCAAATGTTCGAAATCTGCTTAGTAAATTGCAATTCAGCACCACTCGGCACTGCTTGTAAGATAAGGTTCTGCTTATTAACTATAAAgatcattcaaagcatgtttaCCTTTCTTTGTGCATATTCTGCCATGGCCTTCTCAAACTCAGCTCGTTTCTCCGTGGCTATATCATAATACTGAACCTTTTCCTAATATAagaagacagagagagaaaagaacGAAGAACAAAATTCTATAAGCTCTTTTTAATCACCATTGTTAGGGAAACTCGTAAACAGTCAAAAAGCTAAAATACTATTTGATGCTTCATGTCACTAGATGATCAACAAGTAAAATAGTCTAAATGCTGAGAACTACACACAGTCATTAGGAAAGAACCGTTGCATGATTCAGCCAGTATCACTTAGCTGTAAATCTCATGAACCCAAGGCGGGTCGTATTTAAGCGAGATGAGATCCACTATAATAATTAGCTTAAGTAAAAAAAGACAACTACATACACATCAAACAAGTCCATACAGGTGAATGGGTCATATATTTTAACCAAAACTATAGGTCAGAACATTAGGTTAAATAGAACCCACGATTTGAAAGTCATACTTCATCCGGTCTTCAATACAGAACTTTAGAGAAAGTAAAGcaaaaatataatgaaaacataaaaGGCCAACTAAAGTATAAAGAGACACAAACCTCATATGTCATTGTTTTCCACTTCTCTCCACACACCTTTCCAATCTGAATGAGAAAGTAGTGTATATTCATATACAAGAGAACTGATGGTATGAGCAACAATGAAAAACATGCAAAAAGTTAAACGGATTACCGTATCATAAACTTACTTCGCGCATTTGCTTGATACCTGGATTTTGCTCTTGAAGTTCCTTACGATAATCCTCCCTTAAACACAAGAAAAACCAGTTTAAGTCAGTAAAACCTCAAGAGGTTTATGGTTGGTTCTTCATATATGAGAAAGGTGCTCAGAGTGAGTTTGATAAATAGCGTTCTCATTGAGgcattataaattataattaatcacaaaaaaaaaaataaagaacgtCGTAACAAAAGAACAATCAAGAACCAGCTTTGGTTAATCTGACCTTACACTGACAAAATAACTGTAGTGAGAGGTAAGGGaaattcaatttaaaaacaaagaaactgTGGATTTATTTTTTCAGACTGAAGTAccaatgaaaataaaacaaagtaaAATAATACTGAACAAGAATGAGGGGACTAATACTTAGAAAACTTCACCAAAAAATTTCTATGGAAAGTTACAACTAGTGAATTTCAGAAatcgaccgaaaccttgtagatTTGATAAATAACTTAATATCAATTTTCATCATCAGTCGTGATTATGGTTCTGGTTCATAGTATTCATATTATGGATAGTTGAGAGATCTTCAGTTTCTATATCTTTCTTTATTAGAGGGGACAAATTCCAAATTTAAGGCCATTGGGTGATTGAGGTTGGTCAGTCTCATTATCTGGATACTCAATTTCAGCGATCCAAAAGGATGACGTGTTCTTATAGGACTAAGACAATCAAACAACAAAGTCATTGAACAAGTTGGAAATTTAATCAATTACAGCAAGTTGACAATCAAACAACATGTATAataaacataaatgaaaagctaAACAGGAACGAAAAGAGGTACATACAGGAAATAGAAGAAAGCAGTTGGCGGTTTCTTGGGTATCTTGGAATCAACTTTTgcacttttcttcttctgcttggTTTTGGACTTCTTTAGTGAAACGATTCTCTTTCCCTCCGCATTTACGCTGCTTAACCTTGTTGACCTCCTTGTCCCCTCCCTTTGTTGGACCTTCAACACCATTTCCCTAAAAAGATTGAAGAATTTCTTTCAATGAGCACCGATGCCTCGGCCAggaataaaaggaatgaaacaACAAATTCAACCGCCAATGTCACACCATCAAAAGCACAACAGACCTAAAAAGCCTCCATCGAGTCCAGGCCTCACACGATCACTAAACATTTTCTTGAAAGTGAAACTCAGAGCCACACAACCCGTAACCCTGAAAAGCTCCTTCCCTTCCTAGTTCTTctatttcctctttttctttcctatCACCCAATTCCTCAGCAAGCAGCCTGAGAGTAAGTATACACTGTATACGCTAAGCATTGCTCGAAATTCAAAAGGGTACAAAGCTAAAGAATAACCGAACGAAATTAGAAGCAATAAAATCACCAATTTCTCAAATTTAAACTAACTGAACAAACCCCACCACCCAACTGAGCTTAACCTAGCTTCTTGTCCAAGACTCCAAGTACTGAGTTCTCCACATTATTCAACACAAAACAACACAACGCAATCAACAAAATAGCAGAAAGTAACGATCTTTGccttctttttccattttttttattttatcatttcatGGGTTTTttcaaaaacccaacaaaaattcAGAAAGCATTGAACGAACAGCGATGAACATGTGGTGAGAAAAGAGATAAGAGTAGAGGAAAAGTACCCAGTTGAAGCTTTTGTGGCGGAGGAAGAAGACGAGGGAGACTGCTGGGAGTTGCTAGTTTTCTTTGCCATGTTTCTTCGCTTCGGGCCTTTTGGCGTCGGTCGTGGAATCGGGTCGGGTGAGTGGGTTGGTGTGGGAAGTGGGCAGGCACAGTGACACTGACGACTGATGATTAGACCGTGGCGAGCACTCTGAGAAGACCACGACGTCTTGGTGGGTACGGTGGGTGATGTGACGGCTTAACGAGTGAATCTCGCCAGGGAGTTGGGCTGTGTGGTTAAATCAGGCCCAAGGTAACTAGGCTGGGCCCAATTTCCACCGTCATCGGCATGCATTAAAAtcacaataaaacaaaaattaaaaatcacgGAAATGTagtattttttaaacaaacgatattattattattattttttttataaattagagatatgtgaggtttacatgtaggtgaggtttaaaaaaaaaaacaagatttgattgtgtgaaattacatttatgccTCATGTTTCTTatttatattctattttaattaaatgattaaattagtaattttataagattttggttgacaataaatgttttattaattaatagagatactTAGGTTTAGAAATTGGATTGACTTGATTTTAAAACAATATCCCTgttatgaaaaactaaaaataatatcCAAGAAATAAAACAGTCTtctaatataatttcataaaataccaattttcttgaagAACTTTGTATGTATGCCTTcttttttacatatttatgATGAACTAAATATGTTTGATACATTTGACTAATTAAACGATCTTCAAttgaatgattttatttttatcagaATAATCTTCAAATTCTTGATGTTCCGATTATTGAATTTATTCGATTAAGATATTTTATTCaccaatgaaaaaaatatgtgacAATGAACGcggatcttctttgtgaagATCCTGAGAAACCGTCAATTATGTCCGTTtgtcgtacattgtgc
This genomic stretch from Pyrus communis chromosome 2, drPyrComm1.1, whole genome shotgun sequence harbors:
- the LOC137725199 gene encoding uncharacterized protein ycf23-like, translated to MQASICPQTSPPSLSSFRPTHHNPLLGNSLPSRPCLALKKRATLTTKALLSATKESVLRDFHERRALKIISGLQNFDKENVASVITAAEQGGATHVDIACDPELVKLAIDLTSLPVCVSSVDPAAFPAAVEAGALMVEIGNYDSFYEMGVVFTSEQILNLTKETKRILPSVTLSVTVPHTLSLPDQVKLAEMLEQAGVDIIQTEGGKCTSPSKSGVLGLVEKATPTLAAAYSISRAVKIPVMCSSGLSAVTAPMAIAAGAAGVGVGSAVNKLNDVVAMIAEVRSISNSLGASAGRLTAAEEQVLKL
- the LOC137724586 gene encoding uncharacterized protein, which encodes MLRSRAAPSLYRFRPNVPGRDGGAIFGVGGIGIEFFDVGRRTRNPAVTGGRKFSSSTWKRLAQVLVKGGGGGGREDVGKVGAVGVGGEGVGGGGGGGVGGEGIWVLGGIRGVGEERVREGGKREDADGGEGREIEKEG
- the LOC137725200 gene encoding high mobility group B protein 14-like isoform X1, producing MAKKTSNSQQSPSSSSSATKASTGEMVLKVQQREGTRRSTRLSSVNAEGKRIVSLKKSKTKQKKKSAKVDSKIPKKPPTAFFYFLEDYRKELQEQNPGIKQMREIGKVCGEKWKTMTYEEKVQYYDIATEKRAEFEKAMAEYAQRKESGEDEETEDEEEEDWSV
- the LOC137725200 gene encoding high mobility group B protein 14-like isoform X2, translated to MVLKVQQREGTRRSTRLSSVNAEGKRIVSLKKSKTKQKKKSAKVDSKIPKKPPTAFFYFLEDYRKELQEQNPGIKQMREIGKVCGEKWKTMTYEEKVQYYDIATEKRAEFEKAMAEYAQRKESGEDEETEDEEEEDWSV